One Salvia splendens isolate huo1 unplaced genomic scaffold, SspV2 ctg728, whole genome shotgun sequence genomic region harbors:
- the LOC121791117 gene encoding glycine-rich domain-containing protein 1-like, producing the protein MEKQQELEWEAAQNTEINVDLVSAAKRQLKFLKAVDRNRWLYDSPGLDRAIYRYNAYWLPLLAKHSESPLFEGPLVVPLDCEWIWHSHRLNPVRYKKDCEEFYGRILDNKNVISSVEGTSRKQTENAWKILFPGEPFELDLELQQESISGQGVAAENFTKYDLIAAAQRQAPFFYQVSQCHMNDTHYIIGAVARYKGFLHLIKRNKEKGIKSFSVPTYDIDLIWHTHQLHPVFYCEDLLKIMGKILEHDDTDSDRTKGQKLDVGFTGTTKTFEDLYGHRYWRAGAMYKGNAPSPVRLTPYLGTVTKKVLSLNESPIVALPATKVFEVMLEFVSVRNLPEGHNGSLCVSFSKSQPDMIFNAKRTLKILSEYGEKQVACFQCEPTGNLLFELMSSPSVSPLIKKVKNIGTTFISLEDFLSPDSNLTVEKWLDLVPSSHITESKPIGLRVAISVTIPTPAPHKLHMVRSRPFSKSSCLFPLPVMAQFSKNWARIVDEEGNMVLNLHMRDQHKSKGKKESIRKVVVRIMDSGKACTLAEFAESKWSMVNSPWSLKLPNTNNDDGHLFEMTGPHTVRLFLGGRLDYESRRCAKHKAEYQHEPHLITAVKFSTEEPYGTTVALLDMKSGTIKVKEDWFVMPSLILTFMLGNTLRKEGHCNMALHSEELSNEAHNLAVGKETNQAPLPKELLAANTGVLAGGCGGCGSGCGNGVRTVESGGCGSMTANTGGCGGCGSGCGSMMAKDGGGGGCGGGCGGGCGGGCGSMMAKDGVSSGRGSGCGGGCGGGCGSMMAKDRVSGGCGGCGGCGGGCGSMMGNSGVSTGGSKNMEKSGGCGGCGAGGCVGMSDGGVNQEIVVA; encoded by the exons GTACAATGCTTATTGGCTTCCATTGCTGGCGAAACATTCTGAATCGCCACTTTTTGAAGGTCCATTGGTTGTCCCTTTAGATTGCGAATGGATATGGCACTCTCACAGGCTCAATCCA GTTAGATACAAAAAAGACTGTGAGGAATTCTATGGCAGAATTCTTGACAACAAGAATGTTATTTCTTCTGTGGAGGGAACTTCTAGAAAGCAAACTGAAAACGCTTGGAAAATATTATTCCCCGGCGAGCCATTTGAACTGGATTTGGAACTTCAGCAAGAGAGTATCTCTGGTCAAGGAGTAGCGGCAGAGAATTTCACGAAGTATGATTTGATTGCAGCTGCTCAAAGACAAGCCCCTTTCTTTTATCAG GTCTCCCAATGCCATATGAACGACACTCACTATATTATAGGAGCTGTGGCAAGGTACAAAGGATTTCTGCACCTAATCAAGAGAAACAAGGAGAAAGGCATCAAGAGCTTCTCTGTCCCCACTTACGACATTGACCTTATCTGGCACACTCATCAGTTGCATCCAGTTTTTTATTGTGAAGATCTTCTAAAAATAATGGGTAAAATTTTGGAACATGATGACACTGATTCTGATAGAACAAAGGGTCAGAAACTGGATGTTGGGTTTACTGGGACGACCAAGACCTTTGAGGACCTGTATGGCCATAGGTATTGGAGAGCTGGAGCAATGTACAAGGGCAATGCCCCTTCACCGGTCAGACTTACTCCTTACTTGGGCACTGTCACGAAGAAGGTGCTAAGTTTGAATGAGAGCCCAATAGTAGCACTTCCTGCGACAAAAGTTTTTGAG GTCATGTTGGAGTTTGTAAGTGTAAGGAATCTTCCAGAGGGACACAATGGAAGTCTCTGTGTGTCCTTCAGTAAATCGCAGCCAGATATGATCTTCAATGCAAAGAGAACCCTGAAAATTCTCTCTGAATATGGTGAGAAACAAGTGGCATGCTTCCAGTGTGAGCCTACTGGGAACCTGCTCTTTGAGCTCATGTCCTCACCTTCTGTTTCACCGCTCATAAAAAAAGTCAAGAACATAGGCACTACTTTCATATCTCTGGAAGACTTCCTGTCACCTGACTCCAATCTTACTGTGGAAAAATGGTTGGATTTGGTTCCTAGTTCACACATCACGGAATCCAAGCCGATAGGCTTGCGAGTGGCCATATCAGTTACCATACCTACCCCAGCACCACATAAACTTCATATGGTTCGGTCTCGGCCATTTTCAAAAAGTTCTTGCTTGTTCCCATTGCCAGTCATGGCCCAATTCTCTAAAAATTGGGCACGCATAGTAGATGAGGAAGGAAACATGGTTCTCAACCTGCATATGAG AGATCAACATAAGTCAAAAGGCAAGAAAGAATCTATAAGAAAAGTAGTGGTTAGAATCATGGATTCAGGCAAAGCATGTACTCTGGCCGAGTTTGCAGAGTCCAAGTGGTCTATGGTGAATTCTCCATGGTCCCTTAAGCTTCCGAACACAAACAATGATGACGGACACCTCTTCGAGATGACCGGTCCTCATACT GTAAGACTTTTTCTTGGTGGAAGGCTGGACTATGAATCAAGGCGTTGTGCAAAACACAAAGCTGAGTATCAACATGAACCTCACCTAATAACAGCTGTAAAATTCTCTACTGAAGAGCCTTATGGAACAACTGTGGCATTACTTGACATGAAGTCTGGCACTATCAAG gTAAAAGAAGACTGGTTCGTTATGCCCAGCCTCATACTTACATTTATGCTAGGTAACACATTAAGGAAAGAAGGGCATTGTAATATGGCGTTGCACAGTGAAGAACTCTCAAATGAAGCACATAATCTTGCAGTAGGAAAAGAGACCAACCAGGCTCCTCTGCCGAAGGAATTGCTTGCAGCAAACACAGGTGTTCTCGCTGGAGGTTGTGGAGGATGTGGCAGCGGATGTGGAAATGGAGTGAGGACCGTGGAGTCTGGTGGATGTGGAAGCATGACGGCTAACACAGGTGGTTGTGGTGGATGTGGTAGTGGATGTGGAAGCATGATGGCTAAAgatggtggtggcggtggctgTGGTGGTGGATGTGGCGGTGGCTGTGGTGGTGGATGTGGAAGCATGATGGCTAAAGATGGTGTCAGCAGTGGGCGTGGTAGTGGATGTGGCGGTGGCTGTGGTGGTGGATGTGGAAGCATGATGGCTAAAGATCGTGTTAGcggtggctgtggtggatgtgGTGGCTGTGGTGGTGGATGTGGAAGCATGATGGGTAACTCCGGTGTTAGTACTGGTGGGTCTAAGAACATGGAGAAATCTGGTGGTTGTGGAGGTTGTGGAGCCGGCGGCTGTGTAGGCATGAGCGACGGAGGCGTAAACCAAGAGATCGTTGTTGCGTGA
- the LOC121791118 gene encoding uncharacterized protein LOC121791118, producing the protein MEQSPNNGTKKVKLLCSYGGQIKSRPSDHHLSYLGDTKIVAVDRAVKILPILRQAQIPPLRRRRDIVKYQLPGEDLDALVSLIDDDDVEHMIDRVENQPASPDPARSLPGSSRFSNGPVVHRVRLLRMAIRMGTESSPFYN; encoded by the exons ATGGAGCAGAGCCCCAACAATGGCACCAAAAAGGTCAAATTACTCTGCAGCTACGGCGGCCAGATCAAGTCCCGCCCCTCCGACCACCACCTCTCCTACCTCGGCGACACCAAAATCGTCGCCGTCGACCGCGCCGTCAAAATTCTCCCAATTCTCCGCCAAGCTCAAATCCCTCCTCTCCGACGCCGCCGAGATATCGTCAAATACCAGCTCCCCGGCGAGGACCTCGACGCCCTAGTCTCTCTAATCGACGACGACGACGTGGAGCACATGATTGATAGAGTA GAGAACCAGCCAGCATCGCCAGACCCCGCTCGATCTCTTCCCGGTTCCTCCCGGTTCAGCAATGGACCGGTGGTTCATCGGGTACGGTTGCTGCGTATGGCTATTCGTATGGGAACCGAGAGCAGTCCGTTTTACAATTAA